Proteins co-encoded in one Bacteroidia bacterium genomic window:
- a CDS encoding DUF1073 domain-containing protein: MNYEQYIQEIAKIAKMEPSNLFAMPIDDFAKVLQDSNQEYITARQLHYKKEIEDLKEEGSEKSLGKMRRLQDAYDNAAMMIGRSDAFSSFDSYDINGMLYNWYLWTALYVSSWVFARAIDRPATDMIRAGWKIVPELKEDKLEIKNETGKIVIQNIRFDHSLFNTKMREMIQPIIQALKWSRLYGGAICCLLTEEEDVTEYEKPLEKLEKGKPFRLLPADRWQQVFPSANMVTDVKSIDYNTPEYYSVRTDAGSFRFHHTRVLRFANGAAPELISRMLMGWGIPDGVRLFNEINRDEKIKNMITSALAKNSLEIIKMGGMKQYMSDQLTPEMEAELDNKLAMINRYRSFNSLLFLDKDDDYSRHEGGPIGTLSQLMDTNSRFVAGAIPMPQVLLYGDQQTGLSGNSFDDLLLYEDHLMSLRHERLEGSIIKASKWICDYLGYETESIRVIFNSSLPVPESKKVENTNAHFEMWKTALDMGIYKKSMVLEEIRNKRDELAIGDSVTEEMVEQMRLEEGLEKDSEPATEEENGEELLPPTE, from the coding sequence ATGAACTACGAACAATATATTCAAGAAATCGCAAAAATAGCAAAAATGGAACCATCCAATTTATTCGCTATGCCTATTGATGATTTTGCCAAAGTTTTGCAGGACAGTAATCAAGAATATATTACTGCTCGCCAATTACACTATAAAAAAGAAATCGAAGACTTGAAAGAAGAGGGTAGCGAAAAAAGCCTTGGCAAGATGCGGCGTTTACAAGACGCCTACGACAACGCGGCGATGATGATTGGTCGCAGCGACGCCTTTTCCTCTTTTGATTCTTATGATATAAACGGCATGCTCTATAACTGGTATTTATGGACAGCGCTGTACGTGAGTAGTTGGGTATTTGCACGTGCGATTGATCGACCAGCAACGGATATGATTCGTGCCGGTTGGAAAATTGTTCCGGAATTGAAAGAAGATAAATTAGAAATAAAAAATGAAACTGGAAAAATAGTTATCCAAAATATTCGTTTTGATCACTCGTTATTTAATACAAAAATGCGCGAAATGATTCAACCAATCATTCAAGCTTTGAAATGGTCACGTCTTTATGGTGGAGCAATTTGTTGCTTATTAACCGAAGAAGAAGATGTTACTGAATATGAAAAACCGTTAGAAAAATTAGAAAAAGGCAAACCCTTTCGCTTGCTGCCAGCTGACCGTTGGCAGCAAGTTTTTCCGTCAGCCAATATGGTAACGGACGTTAAAAGTATTGATTATAATACACCCGAGTATTATTCGGTGAGGACGGATGCAGGATCATTTCGTTTTCACCACACGCGTGTGCTGCGTTTCGCAAACGGCGCGGCCCCAGAATTAATCAGCCGTATGTTAATGGGTTGGGGTATTCCCGACGGGGTGAGACTCTTTAACGAAATAAACCGCGACGAAAAAATTAAAAATATGATCACAAGTGCGCTCGCTAAGAACTCATTAGAAATTATTAAAATGGGTGGTATGAAACAATACATGAGTGATCAATTAACCCCGGAGATGGAGGCAGAGCTCGATAATAAACTAGCGATGATTAATCGTTATCGTTCTTTTAACTCGCTACTGTTTCTTGATAAAGACGATGATTACTCACGTCACGAGGGCGGCCCGATCGGGACTTTATCACAACTAATGGACACAAACTCGCGCTTTGTAGCAGGTGCCATACCGATGCCGCAAGTGTTATTATACGGTGACCAGCAGACAGGATTGAGTGGTAATTCTTTTGACGATTTATTATTATATGAAGACCATTTGATGAGTTTGCGGCATGAGCGATTAGAGGGATCTATTATAAAAGCCTCAAAATGGATATGCGATTATTTGGGTTATGAAACAGAATCAATTAGAGTAATATTTAATTCTTCTTTACCGGTACCCGAAAGCAAAAAAGTTGAAAACACCAATGCTCATTTTGAGATGTGGAAAACAGCACTTGATATGGGTATTTATAAAAAATCAATGGTTTTAGAAGAAATAAGAAATAAGCGCGACGAGTTAGCAATTGGTGATTCTGTTACGGAAGAAATGGTTGAACAAATGCGTTTAGAAGAAGGTTTAGAAAAAGATTCTGAACCGGCTACTGAAGAAGAAAACGGCGAAGAGTTATTACCGCCGACAGAATAA